From the genome of Nitrospira lenta, one region includes:
- a CDS encoding AI-2E family transporter, producing MTRSQLFTVVFFALLALLLYQIGLILQPFLFPAIWAALLAHWVFPLHRRLTSLMRGRDTLSAGCLTVGVLTVVVVPVVLMSVSFVREAVAVEQTIQEWIAAGGVQELPERLATVPVVGNWLRSVVAGGGGQPVSIEDSVVSGAKWVSQFLVSQIGDFLKNAVVLISNFFIMLMVLFFLFKDGERWMESLYELIPMEESHKRKILTRLDQTVRAVVKGMLVTALVQGVLAGLAYFVLRVPFPMVLTALTIVLAPIPFGGTALVWGPVVVYLFAIGSVGKALGMLAWGVGVVSMIDQFLRPWLIGQEIQIPVLLLVLSVLGGLGLYGLLGLFAGPIIISLFMTAIQIYREEYFVPEAVAAPHSPP from the coding sequence ATGACTCGTTCACAACTTTTTACTGTCGTCTTCTTCGCCCTTCTGGCGTTGTTGCTCTATCAGATCGGGCTCATCTTACAACCGTTCCTATTTCCGGCCATCTGGGCGGCGTTGCTGGCGCATTGGGTATTTCCGCTGCATCGTCGATTGACGTCGCTGATGCGGGGACGCGACACCTTGTCCGCCGGTTGTTTGACCGTCGGCGTCCTGACCGTGGTGGTGGTGCCGGTGGTGCTGATGAGCGTGTCGTTCGTTCGGGAAGCGGTGGCGGTGGAGCAGACGATTCAGGAGTGGATTGCCGCCGGTGGTGTCCAAGAGTTGCCGGAGCGCTTGGCGACGGTGCCTGTAGTCGGCAACTGGTTGCGTTCGGTGGTAGCGGGCGGCGGCGGACAGCCTGTGTCGATAGAGGACTCCGTGGTCTCAGGCGCCAAATGGGTGAGCCAGTTCCTGGTCAGCCAGATAGGGGATTTCCTGAAAAACGCGGTCGTGCTGATCAGCAACTTTTTCATCATGCTGATGGTGCTGTTCTTTCTGTTCAAAGACGGCGAACGCTGGATGGAGTCGCTGTATGAGCTCATTCCCATGGAGGAGTCGCATAAACGGAAAATCCTCACGCGGCTCGATCAAACCGTCCGGGCCGTCGTGAAGGGCATGCTGGTGACTGCGCTGGTGCAAGGCGTGCTGGCCGGACTGGCGTATTTCGTATTGCGCGTGCCGTTTCCGATGGTCTTGACGGCATTGACTATTGTGCTGGCGCCGATTCCTTTTGGCGGGACGGCCTTGGTCTGGGGGCCGGTCGTGGTGTATTTGTTTGCCATCGGGTCCGTCGGCAAGGCGCTGGGCATGTTGGCCTGGGGGGTTGGCGTGGTCTCGATGATCGATCAGTTTCTCCGGCCGTGGCTCATCGGTCAGGAGATTCAGATTCCCGTCTTGCTGCTGGTGCTCTCTGTACTCGGCGGACTGGGATTGTACGGACTACTGGGATTGTTTGCCGGGCCGATTATCATCAGCCTCTTTATGACGGCGATCCAAATCTATCGGGAAGAGTATTTTGTTCCCGAAGCCGTTGCGGCGCCCCATTCACCCCCGTGA
- a CDS encoding Tll0287-like domain-containing protein, translating to MHRVATMLGTTAVAFLAAGLLLAPIPPLANEPPILPGISPEKVADYVHAIVQADRTIYTTLVVTRMQDKHIVNATEHWEQDNALPLPAQFLQHSGKIVAESGRGIRYRLIGLSPIYQRNAPATDFERNALVALAKQPDRPITGTVSSGKKQFFQAIYPDRAVSAACVSCHNSHPLSPKRDFKANDVMGGIAITIPLD from the coding sequence ATGCACCGCGTCGCCACCATGCTCGGAACCACAGCCGTCGCGTTCCTAGCCGCGGGGCTCCTGCTCGCACCCATTCCGCCGCTGGCCAACGAACCGCCGATCCTGCCGGGAATCTCGCCGGAAAAGGTCGCCGACTATGTGCATGCCATCGTGCAGGCCGACCGGACGATTTACACCACGCTCGTCGTGACCCGGATGCAGGACAAGCACATCGTCAACGCCACCGAGCATTGGGAGCAGGACAATGCCTTGCCGCTCCCCGCCCAATTCCTGCAACACTCGGGAAAGATCGTCGCTGAAAGCGGACGCGGCATCCGCTATCGCCTCATCGGCCTCTCCCCGATTTACCAGCGGAATGCGCCGGCCACGGATTTCGAGCGAAATGCCCTCGTCGCGTTGGCCAAGCAACCGGACCGCCCCATTACCGGGACGGTATCGAGCGGAAAGAAACAGTTCTTCCAGGCCATCTACCCGGATCGCGCCGTCTCCGCAGCCTGCGTGTCCTGCCATAACAGCCACCCGCTGAGCCCGAAGCGAGACTTCAAGGCGAACGACGTTATGGGCGGGATCGCCATTACCATTCCATTGGACTAA